The genomic stretch CTGGCGTAACCGTAGTCCAGTGAACGGAAGGCCGTATTGTAAATTTGATAAACCATAACCCTTGTCGAATCATTGAGCTGGTTATCAGCGCCGGCAAATAGGTTAATAAAGATGTCGTATACCTTAAACGAGTTAATGACCAGAATCATCAACACAAAGAAGGTCGTAGGCGCGAGCTGCGGTACGGTCACATTACGAAATCTTCTCCATGCATTCGCACCATCCAATTGGGCGGCTTCGTACAATTCCGGATTAATTCCTTGCAGTCCCGCCAGGTAAATCACCATGTAATAACCCATGCTTTTCCAGACAGTAAACAAAACAACCGTAAACATCGCCCAATCTTTATCCGCGGCCCAGCGGGGAAGCTCCTCAATCGGTACCCCTGTAATAGCATGCAAAATGTTGTTAAGCGGCCCCAAGGTAGGACTAAAGATAAAATTCCATACCGCCGCAACCGCTACGAGCGAAGCCACATAAGGAAAGAAAACTACCGTTCTAAGAAAGTTTCGGGCAAATATTTTCTGATTAAGCAAAATAGCCAGTCCCAGAGCACAAATCATCGTGACCGGTACGACGCCGACCGTATAAACAACCGTATTCCATAATGCCTTATGAAACGTAGTATCATGGATAAGGCGGGTGAAATTATTAATTCCGATAAATGCCATAGGGTTTGCCCCATCCCATTTTACAAAGGCGAGGACAAAGGCAAAAAACATGGGAAGCAGTGTAAACACGGCAAAGCCGATAAAGTTAGGCGCAATAAAGCTGTATGCCACCAGATGCTCCCTGACGCCTTTTGACAGAAAAACCTTTTCGGGTTTTCCAGCTTCTAATCTAGTCTCATTTTGCATGATGTCTCCTCCATACCTTCCAGCTCAAAAGGGATTTCAAAGAAAGGCGAGCCTTCGCCCGCCCCTTCGATTCATCGTCTGTTTACAATCTAATTGTTCAAGACCTGCTCTACGCGAGTTTTCATATCTGCCAAGCCTTTGTCAATCGTTGTGTTTTTGGTCATGATGTTATCATGAGCTTCGTTCAAAATCACTTCGATATCCGCGCTTTTCTCATGCATCGGCATTTCCAGATACGTCTTCACCGTGCCAAGAGCCGCTTTGCTGTTTTCATCGGAAGGGAAGCCTTCAATGGACGTAATAGAGCTGATAACTTCATCGTTTTTGATTGCAGGGATCGTGCCTGTTGCAGCAATTGCAGCTGCTCCTTCCGAACCTGTTACAAATTCCAGAAAATCAAGCGCTGCTTCTTTGTTAGCTGATTTTTTGTTAACCGCCAACGAAGTAATCGTTCCGAGGGTCGTTCCAGCCTCTACGCCATCCGGATGCGGGTATTTCACAATGCCCCAATTGGTGGCTGCCGACTCGCCAGTTTTCACTTTATCAATCTGCGTCGCTATAAACCAGCTTCCCATGTTCATCATGGCAATCGAGTTATTGTAGAACACGCCTGAGTAATGAGTGCTGGAGGTTTTCAGAGTAGCATAATCCATGACTATGCCGTCATCCTGTTCTTTCAGAATTCGTTCATAAGTAGGCTTTAGGAAATCATAGTCTCCTTCAACGACCGTATGTTGACCATCCAAAATACCGAACAGTTGGACTGCGCTGCGCCAAGTATGGTAGTGAGCTCCATAAACCTTGTTTACGCCGCTGCCTGCCGTCATTTGTCTGGCAATCTCATCATATTGGTTAAGTGTCATATCATTTGTAGGATAAGCGACACCTGCTTTGTCAAACAAATCCTTATTGTAATAGATAAGCCAGAAATCGCTGCGGAAAGGAAGCGCATAAACCTCATCATTTACCTGTATCTGTTCTACTGTGCCGCCATACGCAGAGGTGTCGATACCACTTTCAGAAATAAACCCTTTCAGAGGCTCCAAATGATTTTGCTTCACAAGATTGGCATAGCCAGGAATATCCTTGATCGTTAGAACATCCAGATCTGCACCACCGGAGAGCTGCGTGCTCAGCATAGTCATATAATCGGTAGAGCCAAGGTCAACATATTCAATGGTTACGTTTGGATGCTCCACCTTGTAAGCATCAATTAGAGGCTTATAGTACGCGGTTGCTTCCCAATCCCATAAAGCCCATTTTAACGTGATAGGTTTGTCAGCAGGCTTTTCGGAAGCGCTTGCAGTGCTTTCCGTCGTTGGAGCCGCAGTCGGCGCAGTGCTATTGTTGCCGTTATTACCGGAGCAAGCGGCTATCATGCTCAGGGAAAACATTGTTGCCAAGCTGATGCTGAACACTCTTTTCAACTTCATTTTATAACTCCCCTTTTCCATCATATAATATTGCAGTTGATTCGGGATTGCCGAACCCTATGACAAATTCTAATCGCTTTTGAAGCCAAATGGGATGTATTTTCCAACTCATATCATGTATTATTTGGTTTAGTTTATGTCGGCCCTCAACATGAAACCTGTAAAATCATACACAAAACATGTAATATTGGTTGTTTTCTCCTCCTATACATCAACTCTTCTGCAAACTCTTGGAAGGATATGCTATCATAAATTGTAAACGCTTTAATCATCGGGTTTGTTGACAAGGAGTGTTTAACACGAACAGAAAGTCTACCATAAAAAGCCGAATCATACTCATTATGACTATCTTTGCTTTGCTGATCGCCATCTTATTATCGTTTTTCAGCTATGAGATGATTTCTTATTTTCAGCGCAAAACAGCGATTCAGGCAACCGAGTTCAATTTACAGCTCATTTCCCACATTATAGATCAGGATTTGCTCAACCTTTACGCCTTAGCCATGGTTTGCAGTACCAATTCAAGCACCAATACCCTGCTGGCCAATTATTTCGAATCACCTCAGGCAAGCGCTAAGGATGCTGTTGATGTATTTACTGCGATGCAGGAGGCTTTCCGGGTTAATCCCTCCAACGCCTACGCCCGTCGCCTGATCGTTACGGATCATAAAGGGAAATTTATTCAGGTAGACAATGCCGGCGGTCTTTCTTCTTCGTTAAATGTCCATAACATCGATAAGCTCACCGGACTTACTCAGGATGCGGCGGAAGCATGGGGACGTGTCGTTCGCGACCCCCTTTCGAGTTCAGACGGCATTCCTATCGTTTGGCCGATTTACGGCACGGGAGCTTCCCGCATCGGTACGGTCTATCTGCTTGCCAACACGTCTGTCGTTACCGACAAGCTGAAAGGCTACGCTTTGCCGGCAAATTCCCGGTTATTGCTCAGGCTTGGCGACACGCCTTATGAAATTATGGATGGCAAGGTTGCGCCGGTATCGACCGATTTCAAAGAGAGGGCCTACCAAAAGGATAGTCCCACGGGAGCCCAAACCGTCTTGAGTGTCATTGAGTCTGGTGCAGAAGAGAAAATTGCAGTGTCCTACCCGGTTCGCGAAGGGGTTATTCTTACCCAGACCTTATCCGACAAGCAGCTTGCTAAAATATTTAACATCTGGATATTTATTGCGATCTCAGTCTGCTTTCTCGTGATTATCCTAAGCGGCATTATTACCCTTTACCTGACTCGTACGATCAGCCTTCCAGTCGAAAAGCTGAAAAAAAGGATGGATAAAATTGCCCAAGGCTACTTCACCGTGGACCGAAATATTGAATGGAACAGCGAGCTCGGAGATGTGGGCAGAGGGATCAATCGTCTCTCGCAGGACATTGTTGTTTTAATGGAAAGTCGGGTGGCTGACGTGAAGCAGAAGCAGGAATTGGAATACCGTATGCTGCAAAACCAAATTAGCCCTCATTTTCTCTACAACACTTTAAATTCCGTCAAATGGATGGCTACTATTCAAAATGCCACAGGCATTGCGGAAATGGTTACCTCCCTATCCAGACTTTTGCGAAGCATTTCCAAGGATATTCGAAAAGTAGTGCAGCTGAAGGATGAACTCGATTTGCTGGGCGACTATTTTATCATTCAAAAATACCGCTACGGCAGCACGATTACCATGGAGATGAAGGTTCCTGACGAAGCCTTGCTTATGGCCCCTATTCCCCGTTTTTCTTTGCAGCCTTTGGTTGAAAATGCGATTTTTCACGGGGTTGAGCCCAAAGGCAGAGGACATATCACCGTTTCGGTTGTCCAATGCGAAAGCAAAGACATTTTAATAACGATTGAAGATAACGGAGTCGGGATGCCTGACGAGCAAATCTCCTCTATCCTCTCCGACGAGGCAGTTGAAGGGAACGGTTTATTGAAAAATATAGGGCTTCGAAGCGTAAATGAGCGTTTGCGTCTCGCTTTTGGCGACAAATACGGTCTGTCTATTGAAAGCAAGCTGGGGGTTTATACGAGGATGAGCATTTTGGTCCCCTTCCCTACGAAGGAATAGTTTAGCCAAATAGGCAGGGAGTGAAGGCTATGATTAAGCTGCTGATCGCTGATGATGAAGCTTTGGTCTGTATCGGTTTGCAGTCCATGCTGAAATGGGAGAAGTATAATATTGAAATTGTCGGGATTGCACATAACGGCGCCCAGGAAGAAGAAATGATTGAATCCTTGCAGCCGGACATTGTGATAACCGATATCAAAATGCCAGTGAAAAGCGGCTTGGAGGTTGCCGAATCCGTGCGAGAAAAGCATGGCAGGCTTCCACTTTTCATCATCCTGACCAGCTATGAGGAGTTTGAATACGCACACGCCGCCATAAAGGTACAGGCTGTAGATTATTTGGTCAAGCTGGACCTGACACCGCAGACGCTGGAGAACTCCATCAAGAAGGTTACTGCTATCATTGGAGACTACAAAAGCTCTGACGTTCATCCGGCGATGATTCATCGCAGCACCTTGCAAGAGCAGCGGGATAAATTTTTTATCCGTTTATACAATAATTTGTTTGAAAATAAAAACCAGTATCTTCTGCAAAAAGAAGATCTCGCTGTCGATTTATCCGAAGCAGCCTATGTCGTTTGCACCTGCCGCATATTAGGCCCAGATACCGTGCCTCCCCGGGGAGATAAGCTGGTCGCCTTATGCTCCAGTACGGTACAAATGGCCAAAGATACCTTGTCGGCTGTAAGGCCTTGCCATGTAACGAGTCTCGACCTGCGCAACTTTGCCATTACACTGCCTGTTACCGCAACAGATCCTCAGCAGTGGATGCCGGAAATTCAACAGCTGCTTGCCAGTATGGCCATGGTTCTGCATAGTTACTTCAATGTTGTCATCATAGGAGCGATCGGATTTGCGGTTGAAGATCCTTACTTCATTCGGGAAAGCTATGTGGCTGCCCGAAAGGTGCTACCTGCTGCCCTGCAAGCAAATGGATTCGTCTTTTTCTCCCAAGCTGAGATTGCCAGTCAGACACCGGTGCTGTTCGATTTTTCCGAATCTCGCTCCGAAATACGGCGTGCCTTTGAAGAAATCGATACCGCTACGCTGCATGCTATTATAACGAAGTTAATCGAAACCTTTGAGGGCCGCTCGGACTTGCTTGTGCCTGCAACCGATGCAGCCTGCAACGTTTTATATATGGCTACTTCTTTGCTTGCGGATGGAGAAAATATGGTAGAGCAGATCTTTGAGAAGGAGCCGGAGGGCTATCGCGCTCTCTACCGAAAGCATACCATTGACGGAATCGTAGACTGGCTGATCGAGTTTCGCGATGGCTGCTGTGATTTGCTATCCTCCAGAAAGCAAAGCTACAAGGAACAGCTGGTCAAAAACGTACAGGATTACATTAAGAGAAATCTGAATCAGAAGCTTTCTCTAAATCAGGTTGCTGACGTATTTAACTTCAGTCCGAACTATTTAAGCCATCTTTTCTCCAAAATTGCTAAGATCAATTATGTGGAATATATAACCGAAACCAAAATTGCGGCTGCCAAAGAAATGATGCTGCGCGGCGAAGGGCGAGTATATGAAATTTCGCAGAAGCTCGGGTTCGAGAGCTCCTTTTATTTCAGCAAGGTTTTCAAAAAGGTAGAAGGTGTCTCCCCTCGGGAGTTCATGCAGCGGATTGGGTGAGAAGGGGTTAATTCCCCCTCTCTACGGCCTTCTTTAATTCTCTGAATAAAGCCGGTCATCGTCAGCAATGCTTTGGATATCCTCCGAGCTGATGCTAATGTACTCATAGCCCTCTGCCTGCTGCTTCTTTAACGCTTTTTGCTTGAAAAACTTTGGGCTGCCCTCGCCTGCGTCCTCATCATAAACGAGCAAAATGCCATCCGTCTTCCGGAACAGCAGCTCGTCCCGTGCTGTGAACTGCCATATGCCGTCATACGGCTGATTGCTTATCGATGCATAATAATCGACTCCTTTTAATACCTGCTCGTAAAACTCTTTTTTATCGTCCTTCCACTTTTCTTCCTGATTGCTATAGGCCGTAATAATAGAAAGCTTCAGCTGCGGATATTTTTCTTTTAATTCAATGACCACCTCGCACGCCCAAAGATCAACCCCATATTGACCAGGGGTAATGACCCATTCCAGTCCATCCTCAATGAAGGGTATAAGCTTGCTGGTCAGCGCTTTTTTTATATAAACGATTCCTTCATGCTTCTGGCTGAAAATATTAAGCTCATGCGCACGATAGCCGGTAACGAGTAAATTTTTCAATGTTATATCACCTTTTCATATAAATATGGTTTACATCTCTCCAGTGTATGCTATAGTAGAAAAAATACAAATTGAATATTTTATTCACTAGGGGAGTTTAACGGCTGAGATAGAGCGCATGCTCTGGACCCTTGGAACCTGATCTGGATCATTCCAGCGGAGGGAAGTGGAGCAGGATCATCCAAGCGCTTAGAACCTAGCTGGATAATAAGACCCGCTCATTTCCCTTCGGAAATGAGCGGGTCTTATTCATTTTTGGAGAAAATACTTCTTCTAGTCAGTCATTAGAGCTTACTCTAATCAATCAGGAGGAACCATTACATGAATTTTCTAAATAAGGTTCGCGAGCAAAATCCACTCATTCACAACATTACCAACATCGTCGTCGCCAATTTTACCGCTAATGGGCTGCTTGCTTTAGGCGCATCTCCCTTTATGGCTTATGCCCACGAGGAGGTCGCCGATGTCGCAAAAATGGCAAGTGCCGTTGTCCTTAATATCGGCACATTAGATGAGCAAATCGTACAAGCCTGCTTGATTGCCGGTAAGTCGGCCAATGAACATCATGTTCCTGTCGTATTTGATCCTGTTGGAGCAGGGGCTACAGCTTATCGTACCGCCTCCGCCCACAAAATTATTGCGGGCGTAAAGATTGCTGTATTGAGAGGAAACGTTGCCGAAATCGCTCATATTGCTGGCGAGAGCTGGACGATCAAGGGGGTAGACGCCGGCACTGGGGATGGTGACACTGTCGCATTAGCGCAAATAACAGCACGCAAGCTCGGATGTATCGTTGTCATTACCGGCAAAGAGGATGTTATTACCGATGGCGAGGTCACCTTTCTCGTTAGCAATGGCCATCCGCTTCTAACCAAAATCACCGGAGCAGGCTGCTTGCTAAGCTCAGTAGTTGGCGCATTTCTGGCCGTCGGCGTGAATGCCAGCGTTGTTGCAGCAGCCGAAGCAG from Paenibacillus sp. FSL H8-0548 encodes the following:
- a CDS encoding DUF1273 domain-containing protein; the encoded protein is MKNLLVTGYRAHELNIFSQKHEGIVYIKKALTSKLIPFIEDGLEWVITPGQYGVDLWACEVVIELKEKYPQLKLSIITAYSNQEEKWKDDKKEFYEQVLKGVDYYASISNQPYDGIWQFTARDELLFRKTDGILLVYDEDAGEGSPKFFKQKALKKQQAEGYEYISISSEDIQSIADDDRLYSEN
- a CDS encoding sensor histidine kinase, encoding MTIFALLIAILLSFFSYEMISYFQRKTAIQATEFNLQLISHIIDQDLLNLYALAMVCSTNSSTNTLLANYFESPQASAKDAVDVFTAMQEAFRVNPSNAYARRLIVTDHKGKFIQVDNAGGLSSSLNVHNIDKLTGLTQDAAEAWGRVVRDPLSSSDGIPIVWPIYGTGASRIGTVYLLANTSVVTDKLKGYALPANSRLLLRLGDTPYEIMDGKVAPVSTDFKERAYQKDSPTGAQTVLSVIESGAEEKIAVSYPVREGVILTQTLSDKQLAKIFNIWIFIAISVCFLVIILSGIITLYLTRTISLPVEKLKKRMDKIAQGYFTVDRNIEWNSELGDVGRGINRLSQDIVVLMESRVADVKQKQELEYRMLQNQISPHFLYNTLNSVKWMATIQNATGIAEMVTSLSRLLRSISKDIRKVVQLKDELDLLGDYFIIQKYRYGSTITMEMKVPDEALLMAPIPRFSLQPLVENAIFHGVEPKGRGHITVSVVQCESKDILITIEDNGVGMPDEQISSILSDEAVEGNGLLKNIGLRSVNERLRLAFGDKYGLSIESKLGVYTRMSILVPFPTKE
- the thiM gene encoding hydroxyethylthiazole kinase; translated protein: MNFLNKVREQNPLIHNITNIVVANFTANGLLALGASPFMAYAHEEVADVAKMASAVVLNIGTLDEQIVQACLIAGKSANEHHVPVVFDPVGAGATAYRTASAHKIIAGVKIAVLRGNVAEIAHIAGESWTIKGVDAGTGDGDTVALAQITARKLGCIVVITGKEDVITDGEVTFLVSNGHPLLTKITGAGCLLSSVVGAFLAVGVNASVVAAAEAVAFYGLAAEKAYEASKEQGPGSFQTAFIDQLSIISACTLKREARLKQLFKEEA
- a CDS encoding response regulator, translated to MIKLLIADDEALVCIGLQSMLKWEKYNIEIVGIAHNGAQEEEMIESLQPDIVITDIKMPVKSGLEVAESVREKHGRLPLFIILTSYEEFEYAHAAIKVQAVDYLVKLDLTPQTLENSIKKVTAIIGDYKSSDVHPAMIHRSTLQEQRDKFFIRLYNNLFENKNQYLLQKEDLAVDLSEAAYVVCTCRILGPDTVPPRGDKLVALCSSTVQMAKDTLSAVRPCHVTSLDLRNFAITLPVTATDPQQWMPEIQQLLASMAMVLHSYFNVVIIGAIGFAVEDPYFIRESYVAARKVLPAALQANGFVFFSQAEIASQTPVLFDFSESRSEIRRAFEEIDTATLHAIITKLIETFEGRSDLLVPATDAACNVLYMATSLLADGENMVEQIFEKEPEGYRALYRKHTIDGIVDWLIEFRDGCCDLLSSRKQSYKEQLVKNVQDYIKRNLNQKLSLNQVADVFNFSPNYLSHLFSKIAKINYVEYITETKIAAAKEMMLRGEGRVYEISQKLGFESSFYFSKVFKKVEGVSPREFMQRIG
- a CDS encoding sugar ABC transporter permease; the encoded protein is MQNETRLEAGKPEKVFLSKGVREHLVAYSFIAPNFIGFAVFTLLPMFFAFVLAFVKWDGANPMAFIGINNFTRLIHDTTFHKALWNTVVYTVGVVPVTMICALGLAILLNQKIFARNFLRTVVFFPYVASLVAVAAVWNFIFSPTLGPLNNILHAITGVPIEELPRWAADKDWAMFTVVLFTVWKSMGYYMVIYLAGLQGINPELYEAAQLDGANAWRRFRNVTVPQLAPTTFFVLMILVINSFKVYDIFINLFAGADNQLNDSTRVMVYQIYNTAFRSLDYGYASAMAIVLFLLVLGITIVQFNGEKKYG
- a CDS encoding sugar ABC transporter substrate-binding protein; the protein is MKLKRVFSISLATMFSLSMIAACSGNNGNNSTAPTAAPTTESTASASEKPADKPITLKWALWDWEATAYYKPLIDAYKVEHPNVTIEYVDLGSTDYMTMLSTQLSGGADLDVLTIKDIPGYANLVKQNHLEPLKGFISESGIDTSAYGGTVEQIQVNDEVYALPFRSDFWLIYYNKDLFDKAGVAYPTNDMTLNQYDEIARQMTAGSGVNKVYGAHYHTWRSAVQLFGILDGQHTVVEGDYDFLKPTYERILKEQDDGIVMDYATLKTSSTHYSGVFYNNSIAMMNMGSWFIATQIDKVKTGESAATNWGIVKYPHPDGVEAGTTLGTITSLAVNKKSANKEAALDFLEFVTGSEGAAAIAATGTIPAIKNDEVISSITSIEGFPSDENSKAALGTVKTYLEMPMHEKSADIEVILNEAHDNIMTKNTTIDKGLADMKTRVEQVLNN